From a region of the Daphnia magna isolate NIES linkage group LG1, ASM2063170v1.1, whole genome shotgun sequence genome:
- the LOC116925030 gene encoding spectrin beta chain isoform X9: MDGDVTPDVVRVRAGTTANKRRSWHVARVAADIQRSLAEQSPARQPRFSWHPNDDCSLSYQQGSGWATTSDSDGKSDQVAQPRASFSIASWADRPVAKEMDSIIANYSSTPGVQREDSSFDEDDSPNDLVQPVFIVPIVLSTTEPPDVQVLNHNKRLNSTMSDNYIDVVVKELRDERESVQKKTFQKWVNSHLVRVGNRIGDLYTDLRDGKMLLKLLEVLSGERLPRPTKGKMRIHCLENVDKALQFLRDQRVHLENMGSHDIVDGSSRLTLGLIWTIILRFQIQDITIEETDNNETRSAKDALLLWCQMKTAGYQNVNIRNFTTSWRDGLAFNAIIHKHCPELVQYDKLSKSNAMFNLNNAFNVAEQKLGLTKLLDAEDIYVDQPDEKSIITYVVTYYHYFSKLKQETVQGKRIGKVVGLAMENDRMVTEYETLTSDLLRWIESTIRSLSERDFANSLAGVQQQLLQFNNYRTLEKPPKFVEKGNLEVLLFTLQSKMRANNQKPYFPKEGKMISDINKAWERLEKSEHERELTLREELIRQEKLEQLAARFDRKAGMRETWLSENQRLVSQDNFGFDLAAVEAAAKKHEAIETDILAYEERVQAVVAVAQELEAENYHDIDRINARKDNVLRLWQYLLELLRARRMRLELSLQLQQNFQEMLYILDSMEELKVRLLSEDYGKHLMGVEDLLQKHALVEADINVLGERVKMVVQHSQRFLETEATGGFGPCDPAIIVDRVQQLEDAYAELVKLAVERRARLEESRKLWQFYWDMADEENWIKEKEHILSTGDIGHDLTTIHLLISKHKALEEDIASHEPTLYSVVNVGEELIQQEHFGSEKIQERITEMVDMWNHLCETAAYRRKRLEEAVSYHQFFTDADDVDTWMLDVLRLVSSEDVGRDEANVQSLLKKHKDVTEELKNYASTIDALKEQSEELGEQDRTSPEVVERLASIERRYRELMELAKLRKQRLLDALSLYKLFSEADGVEQWIGEKERMLETMVPAKDIEDVEVMRHRYDGFDREMNANASRVAVVNQLARQLLHVEHPNSEDIVARQNQLNARWAELRDRAEAKRDELQSAHGVQTFHIECRETILWIEDKIRILQSTDSLEMDLTGIMTLQRRLSGMERDLAAIQAKLDSLDKEAEKIGVEHPEEEEVIRERLGQIRSVWENLTQMLKERDAKLEEAGDLHRFLRDLDHFQTWLTKTQTDVASEDIPASLAEAEKLLSQHQGIREEIDNYTDDYSRMMDYGERITAEETTSDDPQYMFLRERLKALRDGWEELHQMWENRQQLLSQSLNLQMFLRDAKQAEVLLAHQEHVLSKDEMPANLEQAENAIKRHEAFLTTMDANDDKVNNVIQFAQRLEDEGHFAADKAQKKAENISERREANRQRAVQLMEKLRDALQLQQFLQDCEELSEWIQEKNIIAQDETYRSAKTVHSKWTRHQAFEAEIASNKDRLYHIQQAGEQLIKEKPEIISVIDPRIQELSHQFDDLERTTREKGERLFDANRQVLYEQTCDDIDTWMSDLEKQMVTGGTGEDLASVNILMQKQQMIETQMAIKAQQVSELGAQAEYLERMTPEKVEDIQQKKEAVERRFDELKAPLVRRQRDLEKKKEAYQFRRDVEDEKLWISDKMPLATASDYGNSLFNVNVLKKKNQSLRTEIDNHEQRIHLVCNNGQKLIDEDHADSQEFSNLIEELLDTWQILKDAMDNRRANLLASERAQQYFFDASEAESWMSEQELYMMVEDRGKDEISAQNLMKKHQTLELAVEDYAETIRSLGETSTQLIAEGHPDSDQIAVRQAQVDKLYAGLRDLAQERRAKLEEALQLFMLSREVDDLRQWIADREVVAGSHELGQDYDHVTLLWERFKEFARDTETIGTERVAAVNEIADQLMGARHSDAATIAEWKDDLNEAWADLLELIDTRTQMLAASRELHKFFHDCKDVLGRIVEKQNTLSDELGRDAGSVSALQRKHQNFIQDLQTLQSQVQGVQEDSQRLQAAYAGDKAREITGREGEVVNAWLQLQALCEGRRQKLADTGDLFRFFSMVRTLVLWIDDLIRQMNTTEKPRDVSGVELLMNNHQSLKAEIDARGDNFSACIALGKELLSRGHYATNEIKEKLVALTNQRNSMLHRWEERWEHLQLILEVYQFARDAAVAEGWLMAQESYLMSHELGHTIDEVENLIKKHEAFEKSAAAQEERFAALERLTTLELREQEKLLGEDGEVYGQHFDGYNRPEDTYELKELKRRQEEDERQRAEELAAQQAALAAIHSPPEGSNQDQTDGDTSPSEPISGSTDKDPTTEATEGRASPKAEQAKPAPVHAKVETTSSPSYSAPGQTVPVSPSSPADSSTTASSTGRSARPSASPRTPTTTTTTTPPKGKGSRSRSKSPFRSFRWKKSSKSQLPSGVGSVSDDEAACDDEEERRSSLAGGDDVYEGTVNRKHEWESTTKKASNRSWDKVYLTLRQGDLAVYKDQKCARAAPEVYHRNESPLDIRTAVAEVAADYTKKRHVFRLKLANGGEYLFQAKDDEEMNGWVTKLQASTNAAVESASAGSSRAQTMPAQATKDEPKKRSFFTLKKK; the protein is encoded by the exons atggacGGCGACGTAACGCCAGATGTGGTTCGAGTACGTGCCGGCACGACGGCAAACAAACGCCGTAGCTGGCATGTTGCTCGCGTCGCTGCCGATATTCAGCGCTCCCTTGCCGAACAAAGTCCTGCCAGACAACCAAGGTTCAGTTGGCACCCCAACGATGATTGCAGCTTGTCTTATCAACAAGGCTCTGGCTGGGCCACAACTTCTGATAGTGACGGTAAAAGCGACCAGGTAGCGCAGCCGAGAGCTAGTTTCTCTATCGCGTCGTGGGCTGACCGTCCGGTCGCTAAAGAAATGGACTCCATTATAGCCAATTATTCATCAACACCGGGCGTGCAACGTGAAGACAGTAGTTTTGACGAAGACGACAGTCCAAACGATCTTGTGCAACCCGTTTTTATTGTTCCAATTGTGTTGTCCACGACGGAACCACCTGATGTCCAAGTGCTCAATCATAACAAGCGACTCAACTCTACTATGAGTGACAACTATATAGATGTCGTTGTCAAAGAATTGCGAG ATGAACGTGAGAGTGTACAAAAGAAGACGTTCCAAAAATGGGTCAATTCCCATCTCGTGCGAGTCGGGAACCGCATAGGTGATCTTTATACAGATCTCCGCGATGGAAAAATGCTTTTAAAACTATTGGAAGTTCTCTCAGGCGAACGTTTG cCACGTCCAACCAAAGGCAAAATGCGTATTCATTGCTTGGAAAACGTAGACAAGGCTCTGCAGTTCCTTCGAGATCAACGTGTCCATTTGGAAAACATGGGCTCCCACGATATCGTTGATGGCAGTTCCCGTTTAACTCTCGGTCTTATCTGGACCATTATTCTTCGTTTCCAG ATCCAAGACATTACTATCGAAGAGACAGATAATAACGAAACACGTTCGGCCAAGGATGCCCTCTTATTGTGGTGCCAGATGAAGACAGCCGGTTATCAGAACGTCAACATTCGGAATTTCACGACATCTTGGCGCGATGGTTTGGCTTTTAACGCCATTATCCACAAACACTGCCCAGAACTTGTCCAGTACGACAAACTGTCCAAATCCAACGCCATGTTTAATTTGAACAACGCTTTTAACGTGGCTGAGCAAAAACTTGGCTTGACCAAATTGCTGGATGCCGAAGATATTTACGTAGATCAGCCCGACGAAAAATCAATCATCACATATGTCGTTACATATTATCATTACTTCTCGAAATTAAAGCAAGAAACTGTACAAGGAAAACGTATCGGAAAAGTGGTAGGTCTCGCCATGGAGAACGATCGTATGGTCACCGAATACGAGACATTGACAAGCGATTTGCTACGCTGGATCGAATCAACCATCCGATCTTTAAGCGAACGTGATTTTGCCAACTCCTTGGCAGGCGTTCAGCAACAGTTGCTGCAATTCAACAATTACCGCACGCTAGAAAAGCCACCCAAGTTTGTGGAAAAGGGCAACCTCGAAGTTTTGCTCTTCACTTTGCAGTCGAAAATGAGGGCCAACAATCAGAAACCCTATTTCCCTAAAGAAGGCAAGATGATCTCCGACATCAACAAAGCATGGGAGCGTCTGGAAAAATCAGAGCACGAACGTGAGCTCACCCTTCGCGAAGAGCTCATTCGTCAAGAGAAGCTAGAGCAGTTGGCTGCCCGTTTCGACCGCAAGGCAGGCATGAGAGAGACTTGGCTCAGCGAAAACCAACGTCTTGTTTCACAG GATAATTTTGGATTCGATTTGGCTGCCGTTGAAGCCGCCGCCAAGAAGCATGAAGCGATCGAGACGGACATTCTCGCTTATGAGGAACGTGTCCAGGCTGTTGTGGCTGTAGCCCAGGAATTGGAGGCCGAAAATTATCACGACATCGATCGCATCAACGCTCGTAAAGACAACGTTCTTCGTCTGTGGCAGTATCTCCTGGAACTGCTTAGAGCCAGGCGTATGCGTTTAGAACTTTCCCTCCAATTGCAGCAAAACTTCCAG GAAATGCTGTACATTCTGGATTCGATGGAAGAGCTGAAGGTCCGTCTATTGTCGGAAGACTACGGTAAACATTTAATGGGGGTCGAAGACCTGCTGCAAAAGCATGCCCTTGTAGAAGCCGATATCAATGTTTTGGGAGAACGAGTCAAAATGGTAGTGCAACACTCCCAACGTTTCTTGGAGACCGAAGCTACTGGTGGATTCGGCCCTTGCGATCCGGCCATTATTGTCGATCGCGTCCAACAGCTCGAG GATGCTTATGCTGAACTTGTCAAACTGGCCGTGGAACGCCGTGCTCGCCTAGAAGAAAGCCGCAAACTTTGGCAATTCTATTGGGATATGGCCGATGAAGAAAACTGGATCAAGGAAAAAGAACACATTTTGTCGACTGGAGATATTGGTCATGACTTGACTACCATTCATCTACTCATCTCCAAACATAAGGCACTTGAAGAAGATATTGCCAGCCATGAACCGACTCTCTACTCTGTGGTCAACGTTGGTGAAGAACTTATCCAGCAGGAACATTTTG GCTCGGAAAAGATCCAAGAACGTATCACAGAGATGGTAGATATGTGGAATCACTTGTGTGAAACGGCAGCTTACAGACGAAAGCGTTTGGAAGAGGCTGTTAGCTACCACCAATTTTTCACCGATGCCGACGATGTTGACACCTGGATGCTGGATGTTTTGCGTCTGGTTTCCAGCGAAGATGTCGGCCGTGATGAAGCAAACGTCCAATCTCTACTTAAAAAACACAAAGACGTTACCGAAGAGCTTAAGAACTATGCATCCACTATCGACGCCCTTAAGGAGCAGTCCGAAGAACTGGGTGAACAGGACCGCACTTCCCCCGAAGTCGTGGAACGCTTGGCCAGTATTGAACGTCGCTATAGAGAACTAATGGAATTGGCTAAGCTGCGCAAACAGCGCTTGCTGGATGCCCTTTCGCTTTACAAGCTGTTTTCTGAAGCTGATGGAGTCGAACAGTGGATCGGTGAGAAGGAACGCATGTTGGAGACGATGGTACCAGCCAAGGACATTGAAGACGTCGAAGTCATGCGTCACCGTTACGATGGATTTGATCGCGAGATGAATGCAAATGCCTCACGTGTGGCTGTTGTAAACCAACTGGCTCGTCAATTGCTTCACGTTGAGCACCCTAATTCGGAGGATATCGTCGCCCGCCAGAACCAGCTCAACGCTCGCTGGGCTGAGTTACGCGATCGAGCAGAAGCCAAACGCGATGAACTTCAATCAGCCCATGGTGTCCAGACTTTCCACATTGAATGTCGTGAAACCATCCTGTGGATTGAAGACAAGATCCGCATTCTGCAGTCCACTGACAGTTTGGAAATGGACCTTACTGGCATCATGACGTTGCAACGTCGTTTGTCCGGCATGGAACGCGACCTTGCTGCCATCCAGGCCAAATTGGATTCTCTGGACAAAGAAGCCGAGAAAATTGGTGTGGAACATcccgaagaagaagaggttATCCGCGAACGCCTGGGACAGATCCGCTCAGTCTGGGAGAATTTGACTCAGATGCTGAAGGAGCGCGATGCCAAATTGGAAGAAGCCGGTGATCTGCATCGTTTCTTGCGTGACTTGGATCACTTCCAGACCTGGTTGACCAAGACACAGACGGATGTTGCCTCTGAGGACATCCCTGCTTCTCTAGCAGAAGCCGAAAAACTCTTGAGCCAACACCAGGGTATCCGCGAGGAAATTGACAACTACACTGACGATTATTCACGCATGATGGACTATGGTGAGCGTATCACAGCCGAAGAGACGACATCAGACGATCCCCAGTACATGTTCTTGCGAGAGCGACTCAAGGCTCTTCGTGATGGCTGGGAAGAATTGCACCAAATGTGGGAAAACCGCCAGCAATTGCTCTCTCAATCCCTCAACTTGCAGATGTTCTTGCGAGATGCCAAGCAGGCCGAAGTCCTTCTTGCTCACCAGGAGCACGTCCTTTCCAAG GATGAAATGCCAGCCAATTTGGAACAAGCAGAGAATGCCATTAAACGCCACGAAGCATTCCTTACAACAATGGACGCTAACGACGACAAGGTCAATAACGTAATCCAGTTTGCCCAGCGCTTGGAAGATGAGGGCCACTTTGCCGCTGACAAGGCCCAGAAAAAGGCCGAGAACATTAGCGAACGCCGCGAGGCCAACCGCCAGAGAGCCGTCCAGCTTATGGAAAAACTTCGCGACGCTCTACAACTTCAACAGTTCTTGCAAGACTGCGAAGAATTGTCCGAATGGATTCAAGAAAAGAACATTATCGCCCAGGACGAGACCTACCGTAGCGCCAAAACAGTTCACTCCAAGTGGACTCGCCACCAGGCTTTTGAAGCTGAAATCGCTTCGAATAAAGATAGGCTCTATCACATCCAGCAGGCCGGAGAGCAGTTGATCAAGGAAAAGCCAGAAATCATATCTGTTATTGATCCTCGTATCCAG GAATTGAGTCACCAGTTTGACGACTTAGAGAGGACCACACGCGAAAAGGGTGAACGCCTATTCGACGCCAATAGGCAAGTCCTTTACGAGCAAACTTGCGATGACATCGATACTTGGATGTCCGACCTCGAGAAACAGATGGTGACTGGCGGTACTGGGGAAGACTTGGCCTCCGTCAACATCTTgatgcagaaacaacaaatgaTTGAAACACAGATGGCAATCAAGGCCCAACAAGTGTCCGAACTGGGCGCACAGGCTGAATATTTGGAACGCATGACACCTGAGAAGGTGGAAGACattcaacaaaagaaagaagccgTCGAGAGGAGATTCGACGAGCTGAAAGCACCCCTGGTCAGAAGACAGCGTGatttggaaaagaagaaagaagccTACCAGTTCCGACGCGATGTCGAAGACGAGAAACTCTGGATCTCAGACAAAATGCCGTTAGCCACCGCCAGTGACTACGGTAACTCTCTCTTCAACGTCAacgttttgaaaaagaaaaaccaatcgCTGAGAACAGAAATCGACAACCACGAACAGCGAATCCACTTGGTGTGCAACAATGGACAGAAATTGATCGATGAAGATCACGCCGATTCGCAAGAATTCTCCAACCTCATCGAGGAATTGCTCGACACTTGGCAG ATCTTGAAAGACGCCATGGATAATCGACGGGCCAACCTTTTGGCTTCCGAACGGGCCCAGCAATACTTTTTCGATGCCAGCGAGGCTGAGTCGTGGATGAGCGAACAAGAACTGTATATGATGGTAGAAGACCGTGGCAAGGATGAGATATCAGCACAGAACTTAATGAAGAAACACCAAACTTTGGAATTAGCCGTCGAAGATTATGCCGAGACCATTCGCTCTCTAGGGGAGACTTCCACCCAGCTTATTGCCGAAGGCCATCCCGACAGCGACCAAATTGCTGTCCGGCAAGCTCAGGTCGACAAGTTGTACGCTGGTCTTCGCGACTTAGCGCAGGAACGACGTGCTAAACTGGAAGAAGCCTTGCAACTCTTCATGCTTAGCCGCGAAGTCGACGACCTCCGCCAATGGATAGCTGACCGTGAAGTCGTTGCCGGCTCGCACGAGCTTGGTCAAGATTACGATCATGTTACACTCCTTTGGGAACGCTTTAAA GAATTTGCTCGGGATACCGAAACGATCGGCACTGAACGCGTGGCTGCTGTCAACGAAATCGCTGATCAGTTGATGGGTGCCCGTCACTCTGACGCCGCCACCATCGCCGAATGGAAAGACGATCTGAACGAAGCTTGGGCTGATCTCCTCGAGTTGATCGATACAAGAACACAAATGTTGGCCGCCTCACGCGAACTGCACAAGTTCTTCCACGATTGTAAGGACGTCTTGGGTCGCATCGTTGAGAAACAAAACACCCTGTCTGACGAGTTGGGAAGAGATGCGGGTTCCGTATCTGCTCTCCAACGAAAACATCAAAACTTCATCCAG GATCTTCAAACGTTACAGAGTCAGGTCCAGGGTGTCCAGGAAGATTCGCAACGGCTCCAGGCGGCTTACGCTGGAGACAAAGCTCGTGAGATTACTGGCCGAGAAGGAGAGGTTGTCAATGCCTGGCTTCAGTTGCAGGCCTTGTGCGAGGGCAGACGTCAGAAATTGGCCGACACAGGTGACCTTTTCCGATTCTTCTCCATGGTACGCACGCTCGTCCTCTGGATTGATGACCTCATCCGGCAAATGAACACAACCGAAAAGCCACG CGATGTGAGTGGCGTGGAGCTCTTAATGAACAATCACCAGAGTCTGAAGGCTGAAATCGACGCTAGAGGAGACAATTTTTCAGCGTGTATTGCTCTAGGCAAAGAACTCTTGTCTAGAGGACACTACGCCACTAACGAG ATCAAAGAGAAACTAGTAGCCCTCACCAACCAACGCAATTCCATGCTGCACCGATGGGAGGAACGTTGGGAACACCTCCAGCTCA TTTTGGAAGTCTACCAATTTGCCCGCGACGCCGCCGTTGCTGAAGGATGGCTGATGGCGCAAGAATCTTACCTGATGAGTCATGAATTAGGA CACACCATAGATGAGGTGGAAAATTTGATAAAGAAACACGAGGCGTTCGAAAAATCTGCTGCCGCCCAAGAAGAACGCTTCGCTGCCCTCGAGAGATTGACAACG CTGGAGCTTAGGGAACAAGAGAAACTCTTGGGTGAAGACGGCGAAGTCTACGGCCAACATTTCGATGGGTACAATCGGCCCGAAGACACG TACGAGTTGAAAGAATTGAAACGAcgccaagaagaagatgagCGACAAAGGGCCGAGGAGTTGGCTGCTCAGCAAGCTGCTCTGGCTGCAATTCATTCTCCACCCGAAGGATCAAATCAAGACCA AACCGACGGAGACACATCGCCATCTGAGCCTATATCTGGCAGTACCGATAAGGATCCGACGACAGAAGCCACCGAAG GAAGGGCTTCACCTAAAGCTGAACAAGCTAAGCCGGCCCCAG TGCATGCCAAGGTTGAAACAACCTCTTCGCCTTCCTATTCCGCTCCTGGACAGACTGTACCAGTGTCGCCTAGTAGCCCGGCAGATTCATCGACAA CCGCATCGTCAACCGGTCGTTCGGCTAGGCCGTCAGCGTCTCCACGTACGCCCACCACCACAACCACCACCACTCCGCCAAAAGGCAAAGGATCTCGATCCCGTTCCAAGTCCCCCTTCCGCTCCTTCCGCTGGAAAAAATCATCGAAAAGCCAACTTCCGTCTGGCGTCGGAAGCGTTTCAGACGACGAAGCAGCTTGCGATGATGAAGAAG AGCGCCGCAGTTCTCTAGCTGGCGGAGATGACGTCTACGAGGGCACGGTCAACCGCAAACACGAGTGGGAGTCCACTACCAAAAAAGCTTCCAATCGATCTTGGGACAAAGTTTATTTGACTTTGCGCCAAGGCGATTTGGCTGTTTACAAA GATCAAAAGTGCGCCAGAGCGGCTCCCGAAGTTTACCATCGCAACGAAAGTCCGTTGGACATTCGTACGGCTGTGGCTGAAGTGGCTGCTGACTACACCAAGAAGAGACACGTCTTCCGTCTCAA GTTAGCAAACGGGGGTGAATATCTATTCCAGGCAAAGGATGACGAAGAAATGAACGGATGGGTTACTAAGCTACAGGCTTCCACCAATGCCGCGGTTGAAAGCGCGAGCGCCGGATCCTCGCGAGCTCAGACGATGCCAGCCCAGGCAACGAAAGATGAACCCAAGAAACGAAGTTTCTTCACactgaagaagaaataa